A window from Theobroma cacao cultivar B97-61/B2 chromosome 3, Criollo_cocoa_genome_V2, whole genome shotgun sequence encodes these proteins:
- the LOC18605313 gene encoding hexose carrier protein HEX6 — MAAGLAITSEGGRYNGRMTLLVLLSCMMAATGGIIFGYDLGISGGVTSMEPFLKKFFPKVNTKMKEDTKISNYCKFDSQLLTSFTSSLYIAGLISSFFASPVTRAFGRKPSILIGGAAFLAGSALGGAAFNVYMLIFGRVLLGVGVGFANQSVPLYISEMALPRHRGAMNIGFQCGVGIGVLSANIINFGTEKIEGGWGWRISLALAALPASFLTIGALLLPETPNSLIQNSNNHQKAKSVLQRIRGTADVQAELDDLIKASSISKTTNHPFQKIIQRKYRPQFVMAIALPFFQQVTGINVITFYAPILFRTIGQGESASLMSAVVTGLVGTTATFVSMLAVDKVGRRALLMIGGIQMLVTQIIIGGIMAALLGDHGGLSKGYAYLVLALICVYVAGFAWSWGPLGWLVPSEIFPLEIRSAGQSITVAVGFLFTFIIAQTFLAMLCHFKSGIFFFFGGWVVLMTAFVYFFLPETKNVPIEQMEKVWREHWFWKRIVGEVDEKVYTQGARC, encoded by the exons ATGGCAGCTGGGTTAGCAATAACAAGTGAAGGTGGGCGGTACAATGGCAGGATGACCCTTCTTGTTCTTCTGTCATGTATGATGGCTGCCACAGGAGGAATTATCTTTGGTTATGATCTTGGAATTTCAG GTGGAGTGACATCTATGGAGCCTTTTCTCAAGAAGTTCTTTCCAAAGGTTAACACAAAGATGAAAGAAGACACCAAGATTAGCAATTACTGCAAATTTGATAGCCAACTGTTGACTTCATTTACATCTTCACTCTACATAGCCGGCCTTATTTCGTCTTTCTTCGCATCACCTGTGACCAGAGCCTTTGGACGCAAGCCATCGATTCTTATAGGAGGAGCTGCATTCCTTGCTGGTTCAGCCCTTGGTGGTGCTGCTTTTAACGTGTACATGTTGATATTTGGTCGTGTCTTGCTTGGGGTTGGGGTTGGATTTGCAAACCAA TCAGTCCCATTATACATCTCCGAAATGGCACTTCCCAGACACAGAGGAGCAATGAACATTGGCTTCCAATGCGGTGTTGGCATCGGAGTGCTTTCAGCTAACATTATAAATTTTGGCACTGAAAAGATTGAAGGTGGATGGGGTTGGCGTATCTCCCTGGCGTTGGCAGCACTCCCGGCCTCATTCCTGACAATAGGAGCTCTTCTTCTCCCTGAAACACCCAACAGCTTAATCCAGAACAGCAATAACCACCAAAAGGCGAAAAGTGTGCTGCAACGCATACGAGGCACCGCTGATGTCCAAGCAGAACTTGATGATCTCATCAAAGCAAGCTCAATTTCAAAAACAACCAACCACCCATTTCAGAAAATTATACAAAGAAAATACAGGCCTCAATTTGTAATGGCAATAGCTTTACCATTTTTCCAGCAAGTGACAGGCATAAATGTCATTACATTCTATGCTCCAATCCTGTTCAGGACAATTGGGCAAGGTGAAAGTGCTTCACTCATGTCTGCAGTTGTGACTGGCCTTGTTGGTACTACTGCTACATTCGTATCAATGCTTGCAGTGGATAAGGTTGGCCGAAGGGCCTTGCTTATGATTGGGGGAATCCAAATGCTTGTGACACAAATAATTATTGGAGGAATTATGGCAGCTTTGCTAGGGGATCATGGTGGATTAAGCAAAGGATACGCTTACTTAGTTTTAGCTTTAATTTGTGTATATGTTGCTGGTTTTGCATGGTCATGGGGTCCGTTGGGATGGTTAGTTCCTAGTGAGATTTTTCCTTTGGAGATTAGATCAGCAGGGCAAAGTATTACAGTAGCAGTGGGCTTTCTCTTCACTTTCATCATTGCACAAACTTTTCTAGCTATGCTCTGCCACTTCAAGTCAgggattttcttctttttcggAGGATGGGTGGTGTTGATGACTGCATTTGTATACTTTTTCTTGCCAGAGACTAAAAATGTGCCAATTGAGCAAATGGAAAAAGTATGGAGGGAGCACTGGTTCTGGAAAAGGATTGTTGGAGAGGTGGATGAGAAGGTTTACACACAGGGGGCAAGATGTTAA
- the LOC18605307 gene encoding probable isoaspartyl peptidase/L-asparaginase 3 isoform X2 produces MEVGAVAAMRYVKDGIRAARLVMQHTKHTMLVGDRASAFAISMGLPGPTNLSSPESMEKWTRWKENHCQPNFWKNVLPVDSCGPYQSKDNMGLNKGVCSEAKAMGIIESRTSLVGPHNHDTISMAVIDKMGHVAVGTSTNGATFKIPGRVGDGPIAGSSAYADDEVGACGATGDGDIMMRFLPCYQVVESMRQGMEPKLAAKDAISRIARKFPDFVGAVVAINKNGVHAGACHGWTFQYSVRSPDMDDVKVFTVLP; encoded by the exons ATGGAGGTTGGAGCTGTTGCTGCTATGAGGTATGTGAAGGACGGCATCAGAGCTGCAAGATTAGTTATGCAACATACCAAACACACAATGCTTGTAGGAGATCGAGCTTCTGCCTTTGCCATTTCAATGGGTCTTCCTGGACCAACCAACCTCAGTTCACCAGAGTCTATGGAGAAATGGACAAGATGGAAAGAAAACCACTGTCAACctaatttttggaaaaatgtTTTACCTGTTGATAGCTGTGGGCCTTATCAGTCAAAAGATAACATGGGGCTTAACAAGGGGGTTTGTTCTGAAGCCAAAGCAATGGGGATTATTGAATCCAGGACATCTCTTGTTGGTCCTCATAACCATGACACCATATCGATGGCTGTTATTGATAAA ATGGGACATGTGGCTGTTGGTACATCAACAAATGGAGCGACCTTTAAGATCCCTGGCAG GGTGGGTGATGGACCTATTGCTGGATCTTCTGCATATGCTGATGATGAAGTTGGTGCTTGTGGTGCAACTGGAGATGGTGACATTATGATGCGCTTCCTTCCATG TTATCAAGTTGTGGAGAGCATGAGACAAGGAATGGAACCCAAGCTTGCGGCCAAGGATGCAATATCACGAATAGCAAGAAAATTTCCAGATTTTGTGGGTGCTGTTGTTGCTATCAATAAGAATGGAGTGCATGCTGGTGCCTGTCATGGATGGACATTTCAATACTCGGTCAGAAGCCCAGATATGGATGATGTAAAAGTTTTCACTGTACTGCCCTGA
- the LOC18605309 gene encoding myb-related protein 305: MERQSEGTCIKKGPWTAEEDEVLLNYVKKYGPRGWSSIRSMGLLPRTGKSCRLRWVNKLRPNLKTGCKFSAEEERVVIELQAQFGNKWAKIARYLPGRTDNDVKNFWSARRKRLERILLTPTSNSHKNKGKDPVLHEMPMVEVPPSNFIPLEQGSSSHHDQAKRPSFSGNFEEFRMVPLPDLVQPDLPNLETGLPILDIATIQMIPSIEPSANYPVSLQPQLQLDLPSLTQCQDLAPEPNGLNFEGMFKHQEASESDSKPKWFTRFPSTGMNNNAQIGKKEDRRNPAIPDSFFDEFPSDMFDYLDPLPNSSEW, translated from the exons ATGGAACGTCAAAGTGAAGGAACATGTATAAAGAAAGGGCCATGGACTGCTGAAGAGGATGAAGTCTTACTGAACTACGTGAAAAAATATGGTCCAAGAGGCTGGAGCTCCATTCGATCCATGGGACTTTTACCGAGAACTGGAAAATCTTGTCGTCTGAGATGGGTTAACAAGCTTAGACCCAACTTGAAGAC TGGATGCAAATTTTCAGCAGAGGAAGAGAGGGTGGTGATAGAACTGCAGGCACAGTTTGGCAACAAGTGGGCGAAGATTGCGAGGTATTTGCCAGGAAGAACAGATAATGACGTGAAGAATTTCTGGAGTGCTAGACGCAAGCGGCTGGAGAGAATTTTGCTGACGCCTACATCAAATTCACATAAGAACAAAGGGAAGGATCCTGTTCTCCATGAAATGCCAATGGTGGAG GTCCCGCCTTCCAACTTCATTCCATTAGAGCAGGGGTCATCATCTCACCATGATCAGGCTAAACGTCCATCCTTTTCAGGAAACTTCGAAGAATTCAGGATGGTGCCGCTACCTGATCTGGTTCAGCCAGATTTACCAAACTTGGAAACAGGCCTTCCAATACTAGACATTGCGACCATTCAGATGATACCATCCATTGAGCCCTCTGCAAACTACCCTGTTTCTCTACAACCGCAACTACAACTGGACCTCCCAAGCTTGACACAATGCCAGGACCTTGCCCCAGAACCCAATGGTCTCAACTTTGAGGGCATGTTCAAGCATCAGGAGGCTTCTGAATCTGACAGTAAACCAAAATGGTTCACCAGGTTTCCATCAACTGGTATGAACAACAATGCTCAAATTGGGAAGAAGGAAGACAGAAGAAACCCTGCAATCCCTGATAGCTTCTTTGATGAATTTCCATCTGACATGTTTGACTACCTCGATCCTCTTCCGAACTCATCAGAGTGGTAA
- the LOC18605310 gene encoding uncharacterized Rho GTPase-activating protein At5g61530 isoform X2, translated as MDAKGNVADVAERVGSMVKSRWAVLRQPATRHAVQESLISAAATTGTFLRKGITGTKDKVAVGKTKVEEVAKKTAQKSKIILTDIERWQKGVASTDVFGVPIEDTVQRQQSNRPIPLILVKCADYLILSGLNSQYLFKAEGDKKVIQQLVSTYNQDFNASIPEGVSAIDVAALAKYYIASLPEPLTTFELYNEIKGARSSIHAMRNVLKKLPSVNYMTLEFVTALLLCVSQKSVLNNMDARSLAMEMAPVIMWEKGQKPESYRKYWSRPPKSPSKGSMDSTPAYTAWDMLADDGEDMDASSHIPLDDGMPVDFGAIEVIQCLIEQHNPIFTDANETIW; from the exons ATGGATGCTAAAGGCAACGTCGCTGACGTGGCGGAACGAGTTGGTTCTATGGTCAAAAGCCGATGGGCGGTTCTCCGGCAGCCGGCGACAAGACATGCTGTACAGGAAAGTCTTATATCGGCTGCTGCTACGACCGGAACCTTTCTGAGGAAAGGCATCACCGGAACAAAAGACAAGGTTGCTGTTGGGAAAACAAAAGTTGAAGAG GTAGCAAAAAAGACGGCACAGAAAAGCAAGATAATTTTGACAGATATAGAACGATGGCAGAAG GGTGTTGCCAGCACTGATG TTTTTGGAGTTCCTATTGAGGATACTGTGCAACGGCAGCAATCCAACAGGCCCATTCCGCTTATATTGGTGAAATGTGCAGATTATCTCATTTTATCAG GTCTAAATTCGCAATACTTGTTTAAAGCTGAAGGAGATAAAAAGGTCATTCAGCAATTGGTTTCTACATATAACCAAG ATTTCAATGCTTCAATACCAGAGGGTGTGAGTGCAATTGATGTAGCAGCTCTAGCAAAATATTACATTGCTAGTCTTCCTGAGCCACTGACTACCTTTGAGCTTTATAATGAGATCAAAGGTGCCCGCTCTAGCATACATGCTATGAGAAACGTACTGAAGAAACTTCCTAGTGTAAATTATATGACACTTGAGTTTGTCACTGCATTGCTGCTTTGCGTTAGTCAGAAATCAGTCCTTAACAAT ATGGATGCCCGAAGCCTTGCCATGGAAATGGCTCCTGTTATTATGTGGGAGAAGGGTCAGAAACCAGAATCTTATAGGAAATACTGGAGTCGTCCACCAAAAAGTCCTTCCAAGGGTAGCATGGATTCAACCCCTGCTTATACTGCTTGGGACATGCTTGCTG ATGACGGAGAAGATATGGATGCTTCCTCCCACATTCCTTTGGATGATGGCATGCCAGTCGATTTTGGTGCCATTGAAGTTATTCAATGCCTCATAGAACAACACAATCCCATATTCACAGATGCTAATGAGACAATCTGGTGA
- the LOC18605307 gene encoding probable isoaspartyl peptidase/L-asparaginase 3 isoform X1: protein MAPRNLSMSLVFLFTLFSLVIGHEGVGNSGKYPIVVSTWPFLEAVRAAWKAVDKGFNAVDAVVEGCSACEELRCDGTVGPGGSPDENGETTIDALLMNGVTMEVGAVAAMRYVKDGIRAARLVMQHTKHTMLVGDRASAFAISMGLPGPTNLSSPESMEKWTRWKENHCQPNFWKNVLPVDSCGPYQSKDNMGLNKGVCSEAKAMGIIESRTSLVGPHNHDTISMAVIDKMGHVAVGTSTNGATFKIPGRVGDGPIAGSSAYADDEVGACGATGDGDIMMRFLPCYQVVESMRQGMEPKLAAKDAISRIARKFPDFVGAVVAINKNGVHAGACHGWTFQYSVRSPDMDDVKVFTVLP from the exons ATGGCTCCCAGGAACCTGTCCATGTCACTTGTCTTCCTCTTCACTTTGTTTTCCTTG GTGATAGGACATGAAGGGGTTGGGAATTCAGGGAAGTACCCAATAGTGGTGAGCACATGGCCTTTCCTGGAGGCTGTGAGAGCTGCTTGGAAGGCAGTTGATAAGGGGTTCAATGCTGTCGATGCTGTGGTGGAGGGTTGTTCTGCTTGCGAGGAATTGAGGTGTGATGGTACAG TGGGCCCTGGTGGAAGTCCGGATGAGAATGGAGAAACTACAATTGATGCTTTGCTCATGAATGGG GTCACAATGGAGGTTGGAGCTGTTGCTGCTATGAGGTATGTGAAGGACGGCATCAGAGCTGCAAGATTAGTTATGCAACATACCAAACACACAATGCTTGTAGGAGATCGAGCTTCTGCCTTTGCCATTTCAATGGGTCTTCCTGGACCAACCAACCTCAGTTCACCAGAGTCTATGGAGAAATGGACAAGATGGAAAGAAAACCACTGTCAACctaatttttggaaaaatgtTTTACCTGTTGATAGCTGTGGGCCTTATCAGTCAAAAGATAACATGGGGCTTAACAAGGGGGTTTGTTCTGAAGCCAAAGCAATGGGGATTATTGAATCCAGGACATCTCTTGTTGGTCCTCATAACCATGACACCATATCGATGGCTGTTATTGATAAA ATGGGACATGTGGCTGTTGGTACATCAACAAATGGAGCGACCTTTAAGATCCCTGGCAG GGTGGGTGATGGACCTATTGCTGGATCTTCTGCATATGCTGATGATGAAGTTGGTGCTTGTGGTGCAACTGGAGATGGTGACATTATGATGCGCTTCCTTCCATG TTATCAAGTTGTGGAGAGCATGAGACAAGGAATGGAACCCAAGCTTGCGGCCAAGGATGCAATATCACGAATAGCAAGAAAATTTCCAGATTTTGTGGGTGCTGTTGTTGCTATCAATAAGAATGGAGTGCATGCTGGTGCCTGTCATGGATGGACATTTCAATACTCGGTCAGAAGCCCAGATATGGATGATGTAAAAGTTTTCACTGTACTGCCCTGA
- the LOC18605310 gene encoding uncharacterized Rho GTPase-activating protein At5g61530 isoform X1, translated as MPSAVSQQWQEKATGFFSSSGVKLKEASQTAGTFVGEVAMDAKGNVADVAERVGSMVKSRWAVLRQPATRHAVQESLISAAATTGTFLRKGITGTKDKVAVGKTKVEEVAKKTAQKSKIILTDIERWQKGVASTDVFGVPIEDTVQRQQSNRPIPLILVKCADYLILSGLNSQYLFKAEGDKKVIQQLVSTYNQDFNASIPEGVSAIDVAALAKYYIASLPEPLTTFELYNEIKGARSSIHAMRNVLKKLPSVNYMTLEFVTALLLCVSQKSVLNNMDARSLAMEMAPVIMWEKGQKPESYRKYWSRPPKSPSKGSMDSTPAYTAWDMLADDGEDMDASSHIPLDDGMPVDFGAIEVIQCLIEQHNPIFTDANETIW; from the exons ATGCCTTCAGCCGTATCGCAGCAGTGGCAAGAGAAGGCGACtggtttcttttcttcctcag GGGTGAAACTGAAGGAAGCTAGCCAAACGGCCGGAACATTTGTCGGAGAAGTTGCCATGGATGCTAAAGGCAACGTCGCTGACGTGGCGGAACGAGTTGGTTCTATGGTCAAAAGCCGATGGGCGGTTCTCCGGCAGCCGGCGACAAGACATGCTGTACAGGAAAGTCTTATATCGGCTGCTGCTACGACCGGAACCTTTCTGAGGAAAGGCATCACCGGAACAAAAGACAAGGTTGCTGTTGGGAAAACAAAAGTTGAAGAG GTAGCAAAAAAGACGGCACAGAAAAGCAAGATAATTTTGACAGATATAGAACGATGGCAGAAG GGTGTTGCCAGCACTGATG TTTTTGGAGTTCCTATTGAGGATACTGTGCAACGGCAGCAATCCAACAGGCCCATTCCGCTTATATTGGTGAAATGTGCAGATTATCTCATTTTATCAG GTCTAAATTCGCAATACTTGTTTAAAGCTGAAGGAGATAAAAAGGTCATTCAGCAATTGGTTTCTACATATAACCAAG ATTTCAATGCTTCAATACCAGAGGGTGTGAGTGCAATTGATGTAGCAGCTCTAGCAAAATATTACATTGCTAGTCTTCCTGAGCCACTGACTACCTTTGAGCTTTATAATGAGATCAAAGGTGCCCGCTCTAGCATACATGCTATGAGAAACGTACTGAAGAAACTTCCTAGTGTAAATTATATGACACTTGAGTTTGTCACTGCATTGCTGCTTTGCGTTAGTCAGAAATCAGTCCTTAACAAT ATGGATGCCCGAAGCCTTGCCATGGAAATGGCTCCTGTTATTATGTGGGAGAAGGGTCAGAAACCAGAATCTTATAGGAAATACTGGAGTCGTCCACCAAAAAGTCCTTCCAAGGGTAGCATGGATTCAACCCCTGCTTATACTGCTTGGGACATGCTTGCTG ATGACGGAGAAGATATGGATGCTTCCTCCCACATTCCTTTGGATGATGGCATGCCAGTCGATTTTGGTGCCATTGAAGTTATTCAATGCCTCATAGAACAACACAATCCCATATTCACAGATGCTAATGAGACAATCTGGTGA
- the LOC18605312 gene encoding hexose carrier protein HEX6 produces the protein MAVASAITGEGGQYNGRITLLVVLSCVMAASGGLIFGYDLGISGGVTSMDPFLKKFFPNVYRRMKANTKISNYCKFDSQLLTLFTSSLYIAGFIASFFASPVTRAFGRKASMLVAGVAVLAGSALGGAASNVYMLVFGRVFLGIGLGFANQSIPLYISEMALPKQRGAMNIIFECGIGFGVLIANIINYGTEKIEGGWGWRISLSLAAVPASILTLGALILPDTPNSLIQTTNDHEKAKRVLQRIRGTINVQAELDDLIQASSISKTINNPFKKIIQRKYRPQLVMAAAIPFFAQMTGINVITFYAPILFRTIGLHESSSLLSAVVIRLVSTSCIFISMFAVDKHGRRVLFMIGGTLMLATQITIGGLMTALLGDHGGLSKASGYLVLVLVCIYVSGFGLSWGPLGWLVPSEIYPLEIRSAGQSITVAVSFFFCFLVGQTFLAMLCHMKSGIFFFFGGWVAVMTTFVYLLLPETKNVPIEKMEKVWREHWLWKRIVGDQVDEKAFIS, from the exons ATGGCGGTTGCATCAGCAATAACAGGTGAAGGAGGGCAATACAACGGCAGGATCACCCTTCTCGTTGTTCTGTCATGCGTGATGGCTGCCTCCGGAGGACTTATCTTTGGCTATGACCTTGGAATTTCAG GTGGAGTGACCTCCATGGACCCTTTTCTCAAGAAGTTCTTCCCAAATGTGTACCGAAGGATGAAAGCAAATACCAAGATTAGCAATTACTGCAAATTTGATAGCCAGCTGTTGACCTTGTTTACATCTTCACTCTACATAGCTGGCTTTATTGCTTCTTTCTTTGCATCACCTGTGACCAGAGCCTTTGGACGAAAGGCATCCATGCTTGTAGCAGGGGTTGCAGTCCTTGCTGGTTCAGCACTTGGTGGTGCTGCTTCTAACGTGTACATGCTTGTATTTGGGCGTGTTTTTCTTGGCATTGGACTTGGCTTTGCAAACCAG TCAATCCCACTCTATATCTCTGAAATGGCGCTACCAAAACAAAGAGGAGCAATGAACATTATCTTTGAATGTGGAATTGGATTTGGAGTACTCATAGCTAACATCATCAATTACGGCACCGAAAAGATTGAGGGCGGTTGGGGCTGGCGTATCTCCCTATCCCTGGCCGCAGTCCCTGCATCAATCCTGACACTAGGTGCACTTATTCTCCCAGACACACCGAACAGTTTAATTCAGACTACCAACGACCACGAGAAGGCCAAACGTGTGCTTCAGCGTATAAGGGGCACCATTAACGTGCAAGCAGAGCTTGATGATCTCATCCAAGCAAGCTCAATCTCGAAAACAATCAACAACCCATTTAAGAAAATCATACAGAGAAAGTATAGGCCTCAACTGGTCATGGCAGCAGCTATACCATTTTTCGCACAAATGACGGGGATCAACGTCATTACATTCTATGCTCCAATACTTTTCAGGACAATTGGCCTACATGAAAGTTCTTCGCTCTTGTCTGCAGTTGTGATTCGCCTTGTCAGTACTTCTTGTATATTCATATCTATGTTTGCAGTGGATAAGCATGGGCGAAGAGTACTGTTTATGATTGGGGGAACTCTAATGCTCGCGACACAAATAACGATCGGAGGGCTGATGACAGCTTTGCTAGGGGATCATGGTGGATTGAGCAAAGCCAGTGGTTacttggttttggttttggtatgtatatatgtttccGGGTTTGGATTGTCTTGGGGCCCTCTCGGATGGTTAGTCCCTAGTGAGATTTATCCATTAGAGATTCGATCAGCAGGCCAAAGCATTACAGTAGCAGtcagctttttcttctgttTCCTTGTTGGACAGACTTTTCTGGCCATGCTTTGCCACATGAAATCAgggattttcttctttttcggGGGATGGGTGGCGGTGATGACCACATTTGTGTACTTGTTGTTGCCAGAGACCAAGAACGTGCCCATTGAGAAAATGGAGAAAGTGTGGAGGGAGCACTGGCTGTGGAAAAGAATTGTGGGAGATCAAGTGGACGAGAAAGCCTTCATAAGTTGA